A genomic window from Anthonomus grandis grandis chromosome 4, icAntGran1.3, whole genome shotgun sequence includes:
- the LOC126735101 gene encoding WD repeat-containing protein on Y chromosome-like, with product MTENQNISKPATQPEKPKRYRLPFREFRKPPKDCSKELHKLLDETELAQLNDLFNKEDGRRMNKTQLKEVLAKVARIDFPPERFEVEFLKMNASCNGMVTWDEFISYLILGFELQEVSTEYKTLAAPIPLGPSLVKSNHRHTINRITFYPTVKPDRTWSWHDGSIMTCSHDGVINYWTLDMTPERQVQSTCPELKIQSTWVTDFAVLPDVSVICTSSSERDIRFYDTSARKFELRVMITTLEYAVYTMHYKFYEDPNTESKLILGDMGGGVTVLYINTFARGPFRSQPGIPLLHVRWSAIVKGLVPHFRAASYPNLHTDYVRQVSFCSILHSAVSCSQCPQAGLLMTDVTDSKNVYTYKVTAGVWCFALEETTHIVATGSPDCLIRLWNPFVPHRPTCLFYGHHTGIVQLVFQDNGKMLYSLSKDKSIKVWDIAVQTCLQTYLELPQELGERSELTALYNPESRQWIIASGMIAVIPLSPKQSSEHTDGNTHSSAVSVVLYNKLFKVIVTCGLDSYIIVWNPWDGRRLLVIKEGHTRMLHGEIMSVEITAATFDPGYQRLLTGAHDGTLKIWNFNTGTCLRNMNIETWCEVQSVIWVNNRILAMGWNKRVTEFADTGEAVGPEGAFSKNWDLRHSEDISAAAVRVPESLATTSYVGELLLWRLETGQPYKKFIVSNPTERIKIHFTVEKNKDKHSDSFSFGKYANRLSMVCKQSIASQSSKRVTLLPPQEKTLSGPKVMGRKGRMSMIQMPEECFNLRRLAVHCMLFLSARKTEPEVGTLLVSLENGVIQVWNHHVSGGFITSFNAVHKAGDYVIAMTTDVNNEFLFTGTTAGYIKTWLMKNYCMLPENQEHICLPKYRLMFPFMWGDRFIGRASRMVANQPFPILLNSYKGHFMPVSGLTYLEDSRILISCSADFSTRMWTLAGRYLQTIGTFKPWKPIPQDGNLPDDFEYTIPPDIKRVGSSTTLRVLSGGSFPKRLTFKQLQKQAEKDLVHVDHSKIYGARLSDPILGHNYNVFERLSTPKEVKFDTSFPYIPVYQHLIMPQPKPIQVPDVPIDVPNNIRVDDETI from the coding sequence atgaccGAAAACCAAAATATCTCGAAACCAGCAACGCAACCGGAAAAACCTAAACGATATCGACTACCATTCCGTGAGTTTAGGAAGCCACCAAAAGATTGTTCGAAAGAGCTTCATAAGCTTCTCGACGAAACTGAACTGGCACaacttaatgatttatttaacaAAGAAGATGGAAGAAGAATGAATAAAACCCAACTGAAAGAAGTCTTAGCGAAAGTCGCTAGAATTGACTTCCCGCCAGAACGCTTtgaagttgaatttttaaaaatgaatgcaTCCTGTAATGGTATGGTGACATGGGACGAATTTATATCCTATTTAATTCTTGGATTTGAACTACAAGAAGTAAGCACTGAATACAAAACTTTGGCAGCTCCTATACCTCTTGGTCCATCGCTAGTAAAAAGTAACCATAGACACACTATTAACCGCATCACGTTTTATCCGACGGTCAAGCCTGATAGAACATGGTCATGGCATGACGGCAGTATAATGACTTGTAGCCACGACGGGGTAATTAATTACTGGACTTTGGATATGACTCCGGAGCGACAAGTTCAGTCGACATGtcctgaattaaaaattcagtCAACTTGGGTTACTGATTTTGCTGTTTTGCCAGACGTTAGCGTAATATGTACTTCCTCAAGTGAAAGAGATATACGGTTTTATGATACGTCTGCAAGAAAATTTGAACTTCGTGTAATGATCACAACTCTAGAATATGCAGTATATACAATGCATTACAAATTCTACGAAGATCCCAATACAGAATCGAAATTAATTCTTGGCGATATGGGTGGAGGGGTAACCGTACTTTATATAAATACGTTTGCTAGAGGACCGTTTAGATCTCAGCCTGGAATACCATTATTACATGTAAGGTGGTCAGCGATTGTTAAAGGATTAGTTCCACATTTTAGAGCAGCATCGTACCCGAATCTACATACAGATTACGTCCGTCAGGTTTCATTTTGCTCCATCCTTCATAGTGCTGTTTCATGTTCCCAATGCCCACAAGCGGGTCTTTTAATGACTGATGTAACAGACAGCAAAAATGTCTATACTTACAAAGTTACTGCTGGTGTGTGGTGCTTTGCCTTAGAGGAAACAACACATATTGTTGCCACAGGAAGTCCAGATTGTTTAATTAGACTTTGGAATCCATTTGTACCACATCGACCTACTTGCCTATTCTATGGGCATCATACCGGTATTGTCCAGCTGGTATTCCAAGATAATGGAAAAATGTTATATAGCTTATCAAAAGATAAATCCATCAAGGTTTGGGATATTGCTGTACAGACATGTTTACAAACATACCTAGAATTACCCCAAGAACTAGGCGAAAGAAGTGAGTTAACCGCCTTATATAATCCCGAATCTAGACAATGGATTATTGCAAGTGGTATGATAGCAGTTATACCATTGAGTCCAAAACAAAGTAGTGAGCATACTGATGGGAATACTCATTCTAGTGCGGTTTCTGTAGTGCTGTACAATAAGCTGTTTAAAGTAATTGTTACATGTGGGTTGGATAGTTATATTATAGTGTGGAACCCATGGGATGGAAGAAGGTTGCTAGTAATTAAAGAAGGTCATACTAGAATGTTACATGGTGAAATTATGAGCGTTGAAATAACTGCTGCCACCTTTGACCCAGGATATCAACGGCTTCTTACAGGAGCCCACGACGGTACTCTTAAAATTTGGAACTTTAATACAGGGACCTGCTTACGAAATATGAACATTGAAACCTGGTGTGAAGTTCAGAGCGTAATTTGGGTTAACAACAGAATATTAGCGATGGGGTGGAATAAAAGAGTAACCGAGTTTGCGGATACCGGTGAGGCAGTAGGTCCAGAAGGAGCATTTAGTAAAAATTGGGATTTACGGCATTCTGAGGATATTAGCGCAGCAGCAGTGAGAGTTCCTGAATCATTGGCAACTACCTCTTATGTGGGAGAGCTACTTCTTTGGCGTCTCGAAACAGGACAaccatataaaaaatttattgtgtCTAACCCCACTGAACGGATTAAAATTCACTTCACTGTagagaaaaataaagacaaGCATTCAGATAGCTTTTCATTTGGTAAATATGCTAATCGTTTGTCAATGGTGTGCAAGCAAAGTATTGCATCTCAGAGTTCCAAACGAGTTACTTTACTTCCGCCACAGGAAAAAACATTAAGCGGACCAAAAGTCATGGGTCGCAAAGGAAGAATGTCTATGATCCAAATGCCCGAAGAATGTTTCAATTTACGGAGACTTGCCGTTCACTGTATGCTATTTTTATCTGCAAGAAAAACTGAACCTGAAGTGGGAACCTTATTAGTTTCCTTGGAAAATGGCGTAATTCAAGTTTGGAATCATCATGTCTCAGGAGGATTTATCACGTCATTTAATGCAGTACATAAGGCTGGTGATTATGTCATCGCTATGACTACAGATgttaataatgaatttttgttTACTGGGACGACTGCCGGCTACATTAAAACTTGGCTTATGAAGAACTACTGCATGTTACCCGAAAACCAGGAGCATATTTGCTTGCCAAAGTACAGACTAATGTTTCCGTTTATGTGGGGCGACAGGTTTATCGGAAGAGCTAGCAGAATGGTCGCGAATCAACCTTTTCCAATATTATTGAATAGCTATAAAGGCCATTTTATGCCGGTATCTGGATTGACTTATCTTGAAGATAGTAGAATTTTAATAAGCTGCAGCGCAGACTTTAGTACCAGAATGTGGACGCTGGCTGGTCGTTATTTACAAACCATTGGAACTTTTAAGCCTTGGAAGCCTATTCCCCAGGATGGCAACCTCCCCGATGATTTTGAATACACTATTCCTCCAGATATTAAACGAGTTGGAAGCTCCACAACCTTACGGGTTTTAAGCGGTGGTTCATTTCCAAAACGCCTTACCTTTAAGCAGCTCCAGAAGCAAGCAGAAAAGGATCTTGTACATGTCGATCACAGTAAAATCTACGGGGCACGTCTTTCGGATCCAATTTTAGGTCATAATTATAACGTTTTTGAGCGCCTGAGTACTCCAAAGGAAGTCAAATTTGATACCTCGTTCCCATATATACCTGTCTACCAGCACCTAATTATGCCTCAACCTAAACCAATTCAAGTTCCTGATGTGCCAATAGATGTACCGAATAATATAAGGGTGGACGACGAAACAATCTAA